The genomic DNA TATAGAGTGTGCTTGCAAAGGGGGGATATCTCTTTCGAAAACAATTCCATTTATGATACCAAAACAAAAAGTTGCAAGTATTTGCCTTTCAAGCTCAGTTGTATCATCAAACTGCTTGTTAAGTAACATAAATATCTCAGATGTAATTTCTGCAACTTTACCTTTTGTATCTTCAATTATTTGTTTTTCTTCTTCACTCAACTCATAAAAATTAGACATAATCATACCTCATTCACCAAAAAGTTTAATATACAATTAACTTTCCATTAGGCCAACTTCCTTTCCATCCACATGGAAAGTTACCTGATTCATATACTTTAAATAACTCCATAAAAAAGGCTGGCTGTCGTTCGTTTCGATAATTATTTTCCATTAATGCACCAATAATATCCCACTTAACATTATTTAGCAAAGATTGCGGAAGTTTGTTATCGTTTAAATAGTTAGTAACATTAGGAACTACTAATTTGTCAATAATGTCTCTACCTTCCTTAGCATACTTGTTCCATTCCTTATATCTTTTAGGATGATTAATTAACAAGTATTCTGACAATTCATTATCCACTTCTTGGGTAATTTGCTCCCAATACTTCCCATCAGATTGTTTTAATGCCTTTTTCCAATTTTCAACAGTGGTATATTCAAAACTTATTTTCGCTTCAGGTAGTTTACCACAATTAGCAAACCAATTTATTTTTGTAATTCTACTGATAAACTGCTCATCCATATGCGTACTCCTTTCACAATCTAATTATTTAAATAAATACTTTTTCAAACTATTCATTGGCCCTGGTATCCTTGGTACTGGCATATCAGCCGTTAATCCAAAAGCTCTTCTTTGTTTTATGGCTTCCCTAACAGCGTAAAATGCATTTTCTTTCGATAACCCTGCATCTTGAAGAGATTGATAAAGAGCTTTTGTATATTCACCACAAGTAGGTTTCTCTTTATACCTAGTACCGCCTTTACGAAATTGAGACCAAAATTCCTCTAATGATTTGTGTGCATTAAAATGCGGGGTTCCTGCATCTTTAAAAGCATTTCCTTCTAATTTAATCGCCAATCCTTTATTTTTAGGAATTACACTTCTAAATGCTGCATCTTGATTTAAATGATGAGCCTGTCCTTTTATTGATTTATCTTTTTTAAGCTTACCATATTCATCAACAACTATCTTATCAGGATCAGCAGCCCCTCCTATTTTCTTCTCCGCCTCCTCCTTAATTTCCTTCATAGCCTGTTCAAAATTTATCTGCACTTCAGTCCGTTGAGGAACTTTATCCGGCATCCACTTCTCGAAGAAGCTAACATTTGGCGACGGGATACCATTTGCCAGTGCTGGCTGTCTCACCGCAAACATTTGAGCAAATTGACTGCCTGCTGCCGCTAAATCCTTCAAGCTCTCTTTAAAGCCTTCTTCTACGCTCTTAACTCCTTGTTTTAGCCATGCTGTGGAAGCTCCAACTGCCTTTTGGACAAGTTCACTTGATTTCTGGAATCCTTTTTTCCCTGCGTTCCCGATAGCTTTTAGAACTCTCGCATCGAATAATCCGCCGGTTATGCCACCAATTCCTGCGTCCATGAGTAATGTAGTGAAGCTAAATCCATTACCCTCCATACTCTGGCGCATAATACTTTCAAAAGTATTCGTTGTTGCGCCGAAAGCCATTTTCCCACCAATGGTCGCCATAGTTCCAAACGGTCCAAAAACGGCTCCAGATACAGCTCCAATCACGGATTCTCTAAAGGCAGCCTGCATATAATCTCCCATATCGCTGACTTCGCCTTTTACAATATCCGAAACGGCCATACTGGCTACGGCGGCGGTTCCTGCTATCGCAGCTCCAGCAGCCACGGCTCCAATGACAACTGCTCCAGCTCCTAAAGTGGCCACACACAGCACCGCTACCGCAGTGACCGCTGCCACCACAGCTAGCCCCGCCACTACATTCTTAAAGAGCTTGCCCCAGCTAAACTTCTTCTCCTCTTCTTCCTTCGGCGTATAAGTCTCGATCTCATCGTTATACTTCGGATAGCTTGTTCGGTCGGCACCATCCAGTTTGACCTGGCTTCCGAGTAGGTGATACTCACTTTCAACTGTAAATCCGCTCAGCTTGCTTAATTTCTTGGCCAGGATCATGTTCGGTGTTCGGAATACCACACGCTTCGGAGTGTACAGCGAAATATCTTCGCCCGCGTTCATCGTGAGCTTTCGGTGGCTTGTCAGGATGACACCTGCAGCATCATCAAAGCTAATCATGAGCGGCTCTTTGGAACCACTGACCACATTAATCGCTGTCGGCGTAATTTCTAGCTCACTGCCATGCTCTGTGCCGAAGTAGCGATTGTTGGGATCGCCTGTCTTACTACAATCCTCTCCGTTCGTTCGCACACAGCCAATGACCTTGGCCTTGCTTCCTGCATCATCCGGAAAGTACAGGCTCGCATTCGTTCCCTTCTGGGGCATCGAATACATGACACTGCCCGTAGGCGGGGCAAAGGGAAACCAATAGGCTGATGCGGGCGACTGCTCCTGATCGATCTCCAAATGCAGCTTAACCTGCTGACCCTTGACATCTAGCACCTTCCCGTTCATCGAGACGCCGACTAACTTGGAGTTATGTATCCGATTTTGACGTATGCCATCTCTTCTCGATAAACGGTAATTATAGATCAGTTGGCCCTGATCCATGGCGGCTTTCATTTCACTAATCACCATCGGTTTATCTCGGAACAGAACCTCATCGCCGATAGCATAACGTGTGCCGCTTTGAATCTCGTATGTAAAAAAATCGGTATGATGCACCGAGGCAGCTCCTGACCTGGCCTCTTGATACGCTAGTAAATCTTTGCTTGCCGTATACGGCAAGTCATCTGGAAGCTGGATGCTGTTCCTGTTCGGCACGCCGATGTACATTCGTGGTTTGGCTTCGTAAATATCACTGAACACCACGCTCTGCAAATGACTCGCCATCCGCTTAAGAAACTCCCAGTCCGTCTCGTCATACTGGATGATCGGCTCGCCAATAGGCTCGTTTTCACCCACAAGTTGAATCACATCGTACCCGGCGTAAGCTTTCAACACGCTTTTGACGAGTCTTAGTTTCAATCCAGTGGCAGCAACTTCCGCAATAAAAAAGCTTGTTCCCCCCTCCTACATTTAGGTAGAAACAAGCCTTTAATAATAACAGTTTTTTCTGATGCACATTATTGTATGGAACAATTTAACAACTAATATTCATTCCGTGTTGTATATACTTCTGTCATCATTAATGCACCGAGCTGAAATCCATGTACAAAAGAAACTTCAGCATGCATTGAACCTGATTTACTACGTAAATCAAGTAATTCTTCAAACTGACTAAATTCTGTTGCCGATAACTTCTTCTCCCACGTTTTTATGGCTTCGGATATTCTCCGGTTCAATTCACGATATTCGGGATCGGTTGGCACAATCGTTTCTACAGGGCGAATGTCTCCACGATATAACGCTTCTAAAATGCTTCTCATTTTCCTCTTCCCTTCATCAAGATTTGCAGCTCCTTAAAAGAAAAATTAGTACATGGTGCGGTTCGCAGTAAAAACACTTCTTTTGCAAAGGCATGCCACTTCCGTATCATTTATTCATCTTCTTTCAGCCGCTAGATAAGTAAAATCCGAACTCCAAAATAGGCGCAGTCGCATCTATATATGCCGCAAAAGAATTTCTTTCTTGCTCACAGCATTTTTTATTAATTTTCGTCCCCCTTTCATATAGATTTCAATTATCCTTTGGAACTACTCGTAGTCTCTTTTAAAGTGTAATTATTCTTGATTGTCTCACTAATCGTTACGCTGTAGCGTCACACAAATAATTATATGACGTTACAGCGTAACGGTCAATGATTTTATATTAATTCATGGTATATTGTTTTATATAGGTTTTGGGAGGACTACAATGAAAATCAAAATTAAATTGCAACATCTTTTAGATGAACGAAATATTTCTCAACGTCAGTTTGCGATTATGGTTAATATGCGTCCTGGAACAATAAATGCCCTTTGCAGAGGAACCACAGACAGAATTTATATCAGCACTCTAGAACAGATATGCACAGCATTGAATATACACATTCATGAATTAATTGATATGGAAGATTGAGCGTTTCTCCTATATGATACTGAGCCCGTTAAGGATTTAACTCAGTCTGGACTTTTTACAGTTTATATAATTCCCTTCACTTCACTTACTTGCCATTGGTTTTCTCCTCCTTTTGATTTTGAGCGTGCAAAAAAGCTCATTCCTCCTCAAGGTGCAAGTGGGAAAGAGCTTTATCAAGTGTTTTGTGTTTGTTGGTTTTTACGATCTTACTGTCAAGAGTAGATCCGATTTATTACTCTATTTCTGGGTTAAACATGTTTTTAGTTGCATGATGTAACGCATTCACTGCTGAAATAATCTTACCCTAATTATCAAATTGTAATATCCTGATAGCCTACTTCAACCACCTCTTCATCTAATAAACGAAGTCCCAGTCCATTTTCTGCATCCCATGTACAATTAAATAGTATTCCGATATCGCGGCCCTCACGAATATCTCCGTACGGAACAACAATTCCATCTAAAGTAATCATCTCCATAAGTTGGTCGATTGTTTCAACTAAGGGATAATTCTCATTAAAAGCAATGTCATAACCCAGTTCATGTCTCTTTTGTTGGTAATAGTCTAAGATTGGTTGCAAGAAGCTTTCCTGCAATTGCTCCCATTTTTGCATTAATGATTGATAAGCTGTATATTGTTCTTCATCAAAATTACCGTCTTCATCCCCTTTAATTATTAGAGTTATCTCGGTTTCTTTCCCTAGGAAATTAATAGTAGTATCCTTAGACCAAATAAAATCATATTCGAGTTCACCAAAAATCGAATCATTAATTGTCATTTTTAAAATCTCCTTTTTTATTTTTGGGCAAATCCTCCAGGTTCAAAAGCCCCTGCATTTATTTCTCCTACACCGCCAAGATGCCCAAATGTACTATTTATTTTAGTTGGTACGAGTTGTATCGTTGTGACATCATTTAATTCATGCCATGTTAATTTGTTTTTGTCTCGGTATTTTTCAATGTCCCTTGAAGTAATCCCACCAGGTTCCATCCCAAATTGACGTGCTAACTCAGGAGAATTATTGAGCTGATCAGCTAATTTTTGGTCTGCTTGAACAAAATTATATGCTCTAGCTTTTGAGCCATATTTCCCCTTCCCACCTAACATATAATCTATTTCTAACTGTGCTTTTGCTACTGGTGATAAATCCGGAACGGCATTTTTGTACTGTATACCATCAATACCGAATTCATCCAATATTTTTTTCAATTCTGGGTCTGGTGGTGGTTTAAGAGTACATATAGATTCACCCCTTATCCCCTCAAAACCAACCTTTTTATTATCAAGTGCAGGTGTTTGATTAAGCCTTGCTTCGTACGAACTGGCAAATTCAGTTTGTTTAAAAGCAGGTGGAATTTCAACAGCCTTAGCTATTTTCTTCGCCGCCTCCTCCTCGAGTTCCTTCATAACCTTGTCATAATTAATCTGCACTTCAGTCCGTTGAGGAACTTTATCCGGCATCCACTTCTCGAAGAAGCTAACATTTGGCGACGGGATACCATTTGCCAGTGCTGGCTGTCTCACCGCAAACATTTGAGCAAATTGACTGCCTGCTGCCGCTAAATCCTTCAAGCTCTCTTTAAAGCCTTCTTCTACGCTCTTAACTCCTTGTTTTAGCCATGCTGTGGAAGCTCCAACTGCCTTTTGGACAAGTTCACTTGATTTCTGGAATCCTTTTTTCCCTGCGTTCCCGATAGCTTTTAGAACTCTCGCATCGAATAATCCGCCGGTTATGCCACCAATTCCTGCGTCCATGAGTAATGTAGTGAAGCTAAATCCATTACCCTCCATACTCTGGCGCATAATACTTTCAAAAGTATTCGTTGTTGCGCCGAAAGCCATTTTCCCACCAATGGTCGCCATAGTTCCAAACGGTCCAAAAACGGCTCCAGATACAGCTCCAATCACGGATTCTCTAAAGGCAGCCTGCATATAATCTCCCATATCGCTGACTTCGCCTTTTACAATATCCGAAACGGCCATACTGGCTACGGCGGCGGTTCCTGCTATCGCAGCTCCAGCAGCCACGGCTCCAATGACAACTGCTCCAGCTCCTAAAGTGGCCACACACAGCACCGCTACCGCAGTGACCGCTGCCACCACAGCTAGCCCCGCCACTACATTCTTAAAGAGCTTGCCCCAGCTAAACTTCTTCTCCTCTTCTTCCTTCGGCGTATAAGTCTCGATCTCATCGTTATACTTCGGATAGCTTGTTCGGTCGGCACCATCCAGTTTGACCTGGCTTCCGAGTAGGTGATACTCACTTTCAACTGTAAATCCGCTCAGCTTGCTTAATTTCTTGGCCAGGATCATGTTCGGTGTTCGGAATACCACACGCTTCGGAGTGTACAGCGAAATATCTTCGCCCGCGTTCATCGTGAGCTTTCGGTGGCTTGTCAGGATGACACCTGCAGCATCATCAAAGCTAATCATGAGCGGCTCTTTGGAACCACTGACCACATTAATCGCTGTCGGCGTAATTTCTAGCTCACTGCCATGCTCTGTGCCGAAGTAGCGATTGTTGGGATCGCCGGTTTTGCTGCAATCCTCTCCGTTCGTTCGCACACAGCCAATGACCTTGGCCTTGCTTCCTGCATCATCCGGGAAGTACAGGCTCGCATTCGTTCCCTTCTGGGGCATCGAATACATGACACTGCCCGTAGGCGGGGCAAAGGGAAACCAATAGGCTGATGCGGGCGACTGCTCCTGATCGATCTCCAAATGCAGCTTAACCTGCTGACCCTTGACATCTAGCACCTTCCCGTTCATCGAGACGCCGACTAACTTGGAGTTATGTATCCGATTTTGACGTATGCCATCTCTTCTCGATAAACGGTAATTATAGATCAGTTGGCCCTGATCCATGGCGGCTTTCATTTCACTAATCACCATCGGTTTATCTCGGAACAGAACCTCATCGCCGATAGCATAACGTGTGCCGCTTTGAATCTCGTATGTAAAAAAATCGGTATGATGCACCGAGGCAGCTCCTGACCTGGCCTCTTGATACGCTAGTAAATCTTTGCTTGCCGTATACGGCAAGTCATCTGGAAGCTGGATGCTGTTCCTGTTCGGCACGCCGATGTACATCCGTGGTTTGGCTTCGTAAATATCACTGAATACCACGCTCTGTAAATGACTGGCCATCCGTTTGAGGAACTCCCAGTCGGTCTCGTCATATTGGATGATCGGCTCGCCAATAGGCTCGTTTTCACCCACGAGTTGAATCACATCATACCCGGCGTAAGCCTTCAACACGCTTTTGACGAGTTCGCCGTACGTCATGTTCTTATTTTGGAAGGATCGGCGCCTCTTCTGGGCATCCAGCCGGCTTGTGCCGGAAATGGCTTCCAGCTCTATGCTATAAATCCCGTTGTAATGCTTGGTTTGTACGTTGGCAATGAGTCCGCTGAAAATCTTGGTTTCCCCGTCATACACCTGAACCTCGTCATCGGTCGACGCTTTGAGTACGGCGTTAACCTGCTCTTGCTCATCGAGAAGGCCACGAATGAATAATCGCCCATGCTCGTTTGGCTTCCATTCCATTTGAATGTCTTGAACTACCTTGATTCGGTATGGTGATGTTACGCTTATGCTTTCAAACCCTATCATATCCACTAGCCTCCGATCGCATAACTTTTCATGCTGTCCGGTCGCCTCCGCTTATGCTCCTTCATATTTGGCATATCATCCTACTCCTCTTCATGCTGACCACTACTGTTAAAACGGATGACTCCGCCTAATGAGCAGTGCAGTTCTGACTCCGTGGTCAGAGCCGATTTCCCTTCTACCTTTGCCTGCTCTTTGGTCTTCTCCCATTTGCTGCCGGCCAACAGAGCTAGCAGACATGGCTTCCCCTGTATTTCCTGTCCATCCATCGAGATTAGGTAAACCGTCTCGCCACTCTGATTTTCCGGACTGCTGCAGATCCCAAAATTCGAAATATTTACTTCGGGAATCGAGTCCGATTCGTTCATCATCGGTTTGCCATTGACATAGGCCCCGTGGCTATTCGGCAAATTCAATTTCCGTAAATGTGATCCACAATCGCAAAAAATATTAGCACCACGTACAACGTACTCATACTTATCCATTCGTTCACGCCCTTCCCCAGCTTTCGTTCCATCACTCCACAAGAACTTTCTTCAAGCTAACTCCGATCATATCCCGGCGGAGTATGCTCTCAGCTACATCTAAGCGGACAATGATCAGAGGTTTCTCACTTTCTTGCACGCGGAAAATTCGTTTCTTCGCCACCTTCTCCCCTTGAAGCACCAGCTTCTTGATGACGCTTCGATCCGCATTAAACTCACTGCTTGGACTTAGAGCTTCGACTTCCTCAAAAAAAGGCAGGAAGTAAAGACTTTGCTTACTATTGAGTTGGTCCATCAGAGGAATATGCTTAAAAATACAATCCGGCTCGTACATGGCGATCAATTTCTTCAGCTTCTCTGACAACAAGTAGAGCTGATTGCTTAATAGATCCAAGTACTCTGTATCGGTAGATGCCTTAACCTGAAAAATCGTCGTATCTGCAATCTGATGAGAACGTAAGCGATTCATATGGCGTATATCGATTTTTTGCCGAATATTTTGTATGACTGGCGTGTCGGTATAGCGTTCATCCTGCTGCATCACAAAGTAATCCATGACATCCCTCCTCCATTCACTGCCCTGCCGTGATTTCTTCCTGTTCGGCTTCCGGCTGGCCATAGAGCAGCTCACTGCGATCCCGGTATTCCCCGGCCAGAATGCAAATATTCGCTTTCTTCCTCAGCAGGTTGTAGCCCTCACATTCCAAAATAGGAGGAATCATACTTCTCATAAACTCGATAGTGAACAAATGATATCTTATCGCTTCAATTTGCAAGATTCGTTCAATATCCATCGTTGAGATTTTCCGGGCATAACTTGTTTTTACAGCTTCCAACTCCCGCATTCTCTGAAATAGAGGATCGAATATAAAATTGGCCTGCCAGTGAGAAGAACACTCTACGGGATCAAGAAACCAACGCTCGTCATGAATATCAATGCGATAACTAGCCTTATGCTCCATTAAGCTTGTCCGCAGCAAAGAGAGGTAGATGTATTGAATATCTCCCTTCACCCCTGCTTCTTGAAGCTCGGCCGCCTGTTTACACGCTGTATCCACAGAACTCACAAATTCTGTTATCGTAGCTTCTTGATTCTGGATATAGCTATCAGAAATAATATCCAAGTCGCCCTGCCAGCGATCAAACACATGATGTTCCAATAAATGACCCAACGCCTCTTCACGACTCATGACAGAACTCATTCGATATTCACCCGGCCCCCGCTAAGCGTGACCTCATCCTCCACTTTAAGCGAAGCATTCCCTTGCACGAATTCAATGCCCGACTCCCCTTGGATAAGAATCTTGGCACCGCCGTTAATTTCGATATCTTCCATGGCTGACAGGGAAATCTTCTTGTCGCTGTTAATTTCAATCCCCCCGTCATCGGTAAGTTTCATCAGCAATTGGCCCCCGCCAATAATTTCAACCGCGCCGGGTTTAAACACAATTTCTTTGCCATATTTGGTACTGATGCTCTTCACTGACGGGTCGCTTCGTTTCTCAGGATTAGAGGAGTCGGTATCTACCGAGCTCGCGGCAAAAGCGTTCTTCTCTTGTTC from Paenibacillus woosongensis includes the following:
- the imm48 gene encoding Imm48 family immunity protein — encoded protein: MSNFYELSEEEKQIIEDTKGKVAEITSEIFMLLNKQFDDTTELERQILATFCFGIINGIVFERDIPPLQAHSITHSLLVARFNYSEDQAEDFTQELINSTDEEYHPVMFSIIRRGIDGYRQYLNDDKAQLRANIIEVLDIINSESD
- a CDS encoding DUF6809 family protein, which codes for MRSILEALYRGDIRPVETIVPTDPEYRELNRRISEAIKTWEKKLSATEFSQFEELLDLRSKSGSMHAEVSFVHGFQLGALMMTEVYTTRNEY
- a CDS encoding helix-turn-helix domain-containing protein, which gives rise to MKIKIKLQHLLDERNISQRQFAIMVNMRPGTINALCRGTTDRIYISTLEQICTALNIHIHELIDMED
- a CDS encoding DUF6985 domain-containing protein; amino-acid sequence: MTINDSIFGELEYDFIWSKDTTINFLGKETEITLIIKGDEDGNFDEEQYTAYQSLMQKWEQLQESFLQPILDYYQQKRHELGYDIAFNENYPLVETIDQLMEMITLDGIVVPYGDIREGRDIGILFNCTWDAENGLGLRLLDEEVVEVGYQDITI
- a CDS encoding HNH endonuclease produces the protein MIGFESISVTSPYRIKVVQDIQMEWKPNEHGRLFIRGLLDEQEQVNAVLKASTDDEVQVYDGETKIFSGLIANVQTKHYNGIYSIELEAISGTSRLDAQKRRRSFQNKNMTYGELVKSVLKAYAGYDVIQLVGENEPIGEPIIQYDETDWEFLKRMASHLQSVVFSDIYEAKPRMYIGVPNRNSIQLPDDLPYTASKDLLAYQEARSGAASVHHTDFFTYEIQSGTRYAIGDEVLFRDKPMVISEMKAAMDQGQLIYNYRLSRRDGIRQNRIHNSKLVGVSMNGKVLDVKGQQVKLHLEIDQEQSPASAYWFPFAPPTGSVMYSMPQKGTNASLYFPDDAGSKAKVIGCVRTNGEDCSKTGDPNNRYFGTEHGSELEITPTAINVVSGSKEPLMISFDDAAGVILTSHRKLTMNAGEDISLYTPKRVVFRTPNMILAKKLSKLSGFTVESEYHLLGSQVKLDGADRTSYPKYNDEIETYTPKEEEEKKFSWGKLFKNVVAGLAVVAAVTAVAVLCVATLGAGAVVIGAVAAGAAIAGTAAVASMAVSDIVKGEVSDMGDYMQAAFRESVIGAVSGAVFGPFGTMATIGGKMAFGATTNTFESIMRQSMEGNGFSFTTLLMDAGIGGITGGLFDARVLKAIGNAGKKGFQKSSELVQKAVGASTAWLKQGVKSVEEGFKESLKDLAAAGSQFAQMFAVRQPALANGIPSPNVSFFEKWMPDKVPQRTEVQINYDKVMKELEEEAAKKIAKAVEIPPAFKQTEFASSYEARLNQTPALDNKKVGFEGIRGESICTLKPPPDPELKKILDEFGIDGIQYKNAVPDLSPVAKAQLEIDYMLGGKGKYGSKARAYNFVQADQKLADQLNNSPELARQFGMEPGGITSRDIEKYRDKNKLTWHELNDVTTIQLVPTKINSTFGHLGGVGEINAGAFEPGGFAQK
- a CDS encoding DUF4280 domain-containing protein, yielding MPNSHGAYVNGKPMMNESDSIPEVNISNFGICSSPENQSGETVYLISMDGQEIQGKPCLLALLAGSKWEKTKEQAKVEGKSALTTESELHCSLGGVIRFNSSGQHEEE
- a CDS encoding imm11 family protein; amino-acid sequence: MDYFVMQQDERYTDTPVIQNIRQKIDIRHMNRLRSHQIADTTIFQVKASTDTEYLDLLSNQLYLLSEKLKKLIAMYEPDCIFKHIPLMDQLNSKQSLYFLPFFEEVEALSPSSEFNADRSVIKKLVLQGEKVAKKRIFRVQESEKPLIIVRLDVAESILRRDMIGVSLKKVLVE